A window of the Lolium perenne isolate Kyuss_39 chromosome 7, Kyuss_2.0, whole genome shotgun sequence genome harbors these coding sequences:
- the LOC127312903 gene encoding uncharacterized protein isoform X2 — protein MSADPSPLPPPAPPLGALDPDPAPAPPPEPLEVMHKTRAVDFLGRRTPIVYQNDNGPCPLLAICNVLLLKNVINLNPDAGEVSQQKLLSLVAERLIDSNTSAQAKDEEYVRNWEHNISDAIDLLPRLTTGIDVNVMFRKVDDFEFTPERAIFDLLDIPLYHGWIVDPQDTDTATAIGSKSYNALASGLAEFKSGKPAEEDKHVAEEETVDFAAATAAALGVPSPTVSIGKSFDESTLSDSAELQIRRGDREEDEELRRVLSLSKAESTNAVDGSISFSASQSHSSSNVEDTPPGESFGLEAPQIVGPTNKEEGSVAFSPDSVLQNTTSDANITEVASAESEQALTSKETEEDGKTNMPAVHLDIPVQSSESTLACPSLESSVLDDQAAAPTPVLGEANKETCTEHSAMQLHDPQASDAEISCDLATVTIQATPSCATPELDEKIVSSDTAEIASSSIQENEPIYQGEEHILGTGNIAYQTEEPVYEGEVVLAEQADKTEESSQCLENGAADHQWDLIDNFLQTTANQLTVYGLFCLQEGLNERELCVFFRNNHFNTMFKYNGSLYLLATDQGFFGQTDLVWQKLDEVNGDGVFLTSNFTPFTAETPRNDSWNQQQAMTTTADYLAQFDNSTLPNSSGDPDLELAIALQQQEFDQQSQRQQPPSQQQQQTQQTPSQSNGAGRPGLVVGPRRSNAPPPAKPESKKEKCTIM, from the exons ATGTCCGCGGACCCGTCCCCGCTCcccccgccggcgccgccgctcgGCGCGCTGGATCCCGACCcggcgcccgcgccgccgcccgagCCCCTCGAGGTGATGCACAAGACGAGGGCCGTTGACTTCCTCGGCCGCCGCACCCCCATCGTCTACCAGAACGACAACGGGCCCTGCCCGCTCCTCGCCATCT GTAACGTGCTGCTGCTGAAGAATGTGATCAACCTGAACCCGGATGCGGGCGAGGTGTCGCAGCAGAAGCTGCTCTCCCTCGTCGCCGAGCGCCTCATTGACTCCAACACCAGCGCGCAG GCCAAGGACGAGGAGTACGTCCGCAACTGGGAGCACAACATCTCGGACGCGATAGACCTTCTGCCGCGCCTCACCACCGGCATTGACGTCAATGTCATGTTCAGAAA GGTCGATGATTTCGAGTTCACCCCAGAGCGCGCCATATTTGACCTTCTGGATATCCCGCTATACCATGGATGGATAGTGGATCCTCAG gaTACTGACACTGCTACTGCCATTGGATCAAAGTCATACAACGCTCTTGCTTCTGGGCTTGCTGAGTTTAAGTCAGGGAAACCAGCAGAAGAGGATAAACATGTTGCAGAGGAAGAGACTGTTGATTTTGCTGCTGCAACCGCAGCAGCATTAGGGGTTCCTTCACCTACTGTTTCTATCGGGAAATCATTTGATGAAAGCACACTCTCAGATTCAGCTGAACTGCAAATAAGACGAGGTGACCGTGAGGAAGACGAGGAACTTAGGAGAGTCCTTAGTCTATCCAAAGCTGAAAGCACGAATGCTGTTGATGGATCTATTTCTTTCAGCGCTTCACAGAGTCACTCGTCCTCCAATGTAGAGGATACACCACCTGGTGAGAGCTTTGGATTAGAGGCACCTCAGATAGTAGGACCGACAAATAAAGAGGAAGGTAGCGTTGCTTTCAGTCCTGATTCTGTATTACAGAACACAACTTCTGATGCAAATATTACTGAAGTTGCGTCTGCAGAATCCGAACAAGCTTTAACATCTAAAGAAACAGAGGAAGATGGGAAAACAAATATGCCAGCAGTGCACCTTGATATACCGGTTCAATCTTCAGAATCTACTCTTGCCTGCCCTTCTCTTGAATCTTCTGTTCTCGATGACCAAGCTGCTGCTCCCACTCCTGTTCTCGGTGAGGCTAATAAAGAAACCTGCACAGAACATTCTGCTATGCAACTTCATGACCCTCAAGCTTCTGATGCTGAGATCAGCTGTGACCTAGCAACTGTAACTATTCAAGCTACTCCTAGTTGTGCTACACCGGAGCTGGATGAGAAAATTGTTTCTTCAGACACCGCCGAGATTGCCTCTTCGAGCATTCAGGAAAATGAGCCAATCTATCAAGGAGAAGAGCACATACTTGGCACTGGAAACATAGCATATCAAACTGAGGAGCCAGTGTATGAGGGTGAGGTGGTTCTTGCTGAGCAGGCTGACAAGACTGAGGAAAGTAGTCAATGCTTGGAAAATGGAGCTGCTGATCATCAAT GGGACCTGATCGATAATTTTCTGCAGACCACTGCTAACCAGCTGACTGTCTATGG TTTGTTTTGTCTGCAAGAGGGTCTCAATGAAAGAGAGCTTTGTGTCTTCTTCCGTAATAACCACTTCAACACCATGTTCAAG TATAACGGAAGTCTATATCTCTTAGCAACTGATCAGGGTTTTTTCGGCCAAACTGATTTGGTGTGGCAAAAGCTTGATGAG GTGAACGGAGATGGGGTTTTTCTCACTAGTAACTTCACTCCATTTACGGCTGAAACTCCCAGAAATGATTCGTGGAATCAACAGCAGGCCATGACGACAACTGCT GACTACCTTGCTCAATTTGACAATTCCACTCTACCGAACTCATCTGGAGA CCCGGATCTAGAGCTAGCTATAGCACTTCAACAGCAGGAGTTTGACCAGCAATCTCAACGACAGCAGCCTCCatcacagcagcagcagcagacgCAGCAAACACCCAGTCAATCAAATGGTGCAGGCCGGCCAGGGCTCGTTGTTGGTCCAAGG AGGTCAAATGCCCCACCGCCAGCAAAACCCGAGTCGAAGAAAGAGAAGTGCACCATCATGTAA
- the LOC127312903 gene encoding uncharacterized protein isoform X1, producing the protein MSADPSPLPPPAPPLGALDPDPAPAPPPEPLEVMHKTRAVDFLGRRTPIVYQNDNGPCPLLAICNVLLLKNVINLNPDAGEVSQQKLLSLVAERLIDSNTSAQAKDEEYVRNWEHNISDAIDLLPRLTTGIDVNVMFRKVDDFEFTPERAIFDLLDIPLYHGWIVDPQDTDTATAIGSKSYNALASGLAEFKSGKPAEEDKHVAEEETVDFAAATAAALGVPSPTVSIGKSFDESTLSDSAELQIRRGDREEDEELRRVLSLSKAESTNAVDGSISFSASQSHSSSNVEDTPPGESFGLEAPQIVGPTNKEEGSVAFSPDSVLQNTTSDANITEVASAESEQALTSKETEEDGKTNMPAVHLDIPVQSSESTLACPSLESSVLDDQAAAPTPVLGEANKETCTEHSAMQLHDPQASDAEISCDLATVTIQATPSCATPELDEKIVSSDTAEIASSSIQENEPIYQGEEHILGTGNIAYQTEEPVYEGEVVLAEQADKTEESSQCLENGAADHQWDLIDNFLQTTANQLTVYGLFCLQEGLNERELCVFFRNNHFNTMFKYNGSLYLLATDQGFFGQTDLVWQKLDEVNGDGVFLTSNFTPFTAETPRNDSWNQQQAMTTTADYLAQFDNSTLPNSSGDPDLELAIALQQQEFDQQSQRQQPPSQQQQQTQQTPSQSNGAGRPGLVVGPRQRSNAPPPAKPESKKEKCTIM; encoded by the exons ATGTCCGCGGACCCGTCCCCGCTCcccccgccggcgccgccgctcgGCGCGCTGGATCCCGACCcggcgcccgcgccgccgcccgagCCCCTCGAGGTGATGCACAAGACGAGGGCCGTTGACTTCCTCGGCCGCCGCACCCCCATCGTCTACCAGAACGACAACGGGCCCTGCCCGCTCCTCGCCATCT GTAACGTGCTGCTGCTGAAGAATGTGATCAACCTGAACCCGGATGCGGGCGAGGTGTCGCAGCAGAAGCTGCTCTCCCTCGTCGCCGAGCGCCTCATTGACTCCAACACCAGCGCGCAG GCCAAGGACGAGGAGTACGTCCGCAACTGGGAGCACAACATCTCGGACGCGATAGACCTTCTGCCGCGCCTCACCACCGGCATTGACGTCAATGTCATGTTCAGAAA GGTCGATGATTTCGAGTTCACCCCAGAGCGCGCCATATTTGACCTTCTGGATATCCCGCTATACCATGGATGGATAGTGGATCCTCAG gaTACTGACACTGCTACTGCCATTGGATCAAAGTCATACAACGCTCTTGCTTCTGGGCTTGCTGAGTTTAAGTCAGGGAAACCAGCAGAAGAGGATAAACATGTTGCAGAGGAAGAGACTGTTGATTTTGCTGCTGCAACCGCAGCAGCATTAGGGGTTCCTTCACCTACTGTTTCTATCGGGAAATCATTTGATGAAAGCACACTCTCAGATTCAGCTGAACTGCAAATAAGACGAGGTGACCGTGAGGAAGACGAGGAACTTAGGAGAGTCCTTAGTCTATCCAAAGCTGAAAGCACGAATGCTGTTGATGGATCTATTTCTTTCAGCGCTTCACAGAGTCACTCGTCCTCCAATGTAGAGGATACACCACCTGGTGAGAGCTTTGGATTAGAGGCACCTCAGATAGTAGGACCGACAAATAAAGAGGAAGGTAGCGTTGCTTTCAGTCCTGATTCTGTATTACAGAACACAACTTCTGATGCAAATATTACTGAAGTTGCGTCTGCAGAATCCGAACAAGCTTTAACATCTAAAGAAACAGAGGAAGATGGGAAAACAAATATGCCAGCAGTGCACCTTGATATACCGGTTCAATCTTCAGAATCTACTCTTGCCTGCCCTTCTCTTGAATCTTCTGTTCTCGATGACCAAGCTGCTGCTCCCACTCCTGTTCTCGGTGAGGCTAATAAAGAAACCTGCACAGAACATTCTGCTATGCAACTTCATGACCCTCAAGCTTCTGATGCTGAGATCAGCTGTGACCTAGCAACTGTAACTATTCAAGCTACTCCTAGTTGTGCTACACCGGAGCTGGATGAGAAAATTGTTTCTTCAGACACCGCCGAGATTGCCTCTTCGAGCATTCAGGAAAATGAGCCAATCTATCAAGGAGAAGAGCACATACTTGGCACTGGAAACATAGCATATCAAACTGAGGAGCCAGTGTATGAGGGTGAGGTGGTTCTTGCTGAGCAGGCTGACAAGACTGAGGAAAGTAGTCAATGCTTGGAAAATGGAGCTGCTGATCATCAAT GGGACCTGATCGATAATTTTCTGCAGACCACTGCTAACCAGCTGACTGTCTATGG TTTGTTTTGTCTGCAAGAGGGTCTCAATGAAAGAGAGCTTTGTGTCTTCTTCCGTAATAACCACTTCAACACCATGTTCAAG TATAACGGAAGTCTATATCTCTTAGCAACTGATCAGGGTTTTTTCGGCCAAACTGATTTGGTGTGGCAAAAGCTTGATGAG GTGAACGGAGATGGGGTTTTTCTCACTAGTAACTTCACTCCATTTACGGCTGAAACTCCCAGAAATGATTCGTGGAATCAACAGCAGGCCATGACGACAACTGCT GACTACCTTGCTCAATTTGACAATTCCACTCTACCGAACTCATCTGGAGA CCCGGATCTAGAGCTAGCTATAGCACTTCAACAGCAGGAGTTTGACCAGCAATCTCAACGACAGCAGCCTCCatcacagcagcagcagcagacgCAGCAAACACCCAGTCAATCAAATGGTGCAGGCCGGCCAGGGCTCGTTGTTGGTCCAAGG CAGAGGTCAAATGCCCCACCGCCAGCAAAACCCGAGTCGAAGAAAGAGAAGTGCACCATCATGTAA
- the LOC127312904 gene encoding lysophospholipid acyltransferase LPEAT2, producing the protein MASRNHSPTLSTPLLSDSSSTTPTRGVANGHAYNHGDLPADAVCDADPFAFLSEDHPPRSLCPSPADPFRNRTPGWGDAYCWARALLLAPVAAARLLLFGLAIAIGYAATWVALRGWTDSRERPREGAGPMPAWRRRLMWVTRISARCILFSFGYHWIKKKGKPAPRELAPIVVSNHVSYIDPIFFFYELFPTIVSSDSHDAIPFVGTIIRAMQVIYVDRFSPASRKSAVNEIKRKAAGNNFPRVLLFPEGTTTNGMFLISFQHGAFIPGYPVQPVVVRYPHVHFDQSWGNISLIKLMFKMFTQFHNFMEVEYLPIVYPPEIKQENALHFAENTSYAMAHALNALPTSYSYADSMIASRAADAGKANCSNYMVEMAWVKEAYGVTTSEAMELLEHFLAMNPDSDGRVKAQDFWALFGLDCSPLCKKIFHYFDFENKESITFRQFVVGCAHIRKQPLFEGVCETAFDKCKVPGTSDISLAQLADALRSSMLPPADDGMLKLFETFDIDNDDKISKDDFMACLARFPFMIALFAGRINGEVYIEIV; encoded by the exons atggccTCCCGAAATCACAGCCCTACCCTCTCCACGCCCCTCCTCTccgactcctcctccaccacccccACCCGCGGCGTCGCCAACGGCCACGCGTACAACCACGGCGACCTCCCCGCCGACGCGGTATGCGACGCCGACCCGTTCGCCTTCCTCTCGGAGGACCACCCGCCGCGGTCGCTGTGCCCGTCGCCTGCCGACCCGTTCCGCAACAGGACGCCCGGGTGGGGCGACGCCTACTGCTGGGCCAGGGCGCTGCTGCTCGCGCCGGTGGCGGCCGCGCGGCTGCTGCTCTTCGGGCTCGCCATCGCGATCGGGTACGCCGCCACGTGGGTGGCGCTGCGCGGCTGGACGGACTCGCGCGAGCGCCCGCGGGAGGGCGCCGGCCCCATGCcggcctggcgccgccgcctcATGTGGGTCACCCGGATCTCCGCGCGCTGCATCCTCTTCTCCTTCGG GTATCACTGGATCAAAAAGAAAGGAAAGCCTGCTCCTAGAGAACTTGCGCCTATAGTCGTTTCCAATCATGTATCTTACATAGATCCCATATTTTTCTTCTATGAATTGTTCCCAACCATTGTTTCATCGGATTCCCATGATGCAATACCATTTGTTGGCACGATCATAAGAGCAATGCAG GTTATATACGTTGATAGATTCTCGCCAGCATCAAGGAAGTCAGCTGTGAATGAAATAAAG AGAAAGGCGGCTGGCAATAATTTTCCGCGCGTCCTGTTGTTCCCTGAAGGCACTACAACAAATGGGATGTTCCTGATCTCATTCCAACATGGAGCGTTCATACCTGGCTACCCTGTTCAACCTGTTGTTGTTCGTTATCCCCATGTGCACTTTGACCAATCTTG GGGAAACATATCGCTAATAAAGCTCATGTTCAAGATGTTCACCCAGTTTCACAATTTCATGGAG GTAGAGTACCTCCCTATTGTCTACCCGCCTGAGATCAAGCAAGAGAATGCCCTCCATTTTGCAGAGAAT ACCAGCTATGCTATGGCACATGCCCTTAATGCTTTACCGACTTCTTATTCTTATGCCGATTCAATGATTGCGTCAAGAGCAGCAGACGCTGGAAAG GCGAATTGCTCAAATTATATGGTGGAAATGGCTTGGGTAAAAGAA GCGTATGGTGTGACCACATCAGAAGCAATGGAACTCTTGGAGCACTTTTTGGCTATGAACCCAGACAGTGA TGGACGTGTTAAAGCCCAAGATTTTTGGGCTCTTTTTGGTCTAGATTGCAGTCCTCTATGCAAGAAG ATATTTCACTACTTCGATTTTGAAAACAAGGAATCTATCACTTTCCGACAG TTTGTGGTCGGGTGTGCGCACATCAGGAAGCAGCCATTGTTTGAGGGAGTGTGTGAAACTGCTTTCGACAAGTGCAAGGTCCCCGGAACCTCTGATATCTCCCTTGCACAGCTAGCCGATGCCCTACGGTCAAGCATGCTTCCACCAGCTGATGATGGG ATGCTGAAGCTGTTCGAGACCTTCGACATTGACAATGACGACAAAATCAGCAAGGATGACTTCATGGCATGCCTTGCGAGGTTCCCTTTCATGATCGCCCTCTTTGCTGGCCGGATCAACGGGGAAGTTTACATCGAGATAGTTTGA